The Hyphomonas sediminis genome contains the following window.
GGATCGACATATATTGCGCAAACGCCTCTGCGCGCGCCTGCGGCGGCGCGTTCCAAAGGCCGGCGATGTTGGCCTGATAAACGTCCCCATCCCTGATATAGTCCTGCGTGCGCCGGACGGCTTTTTTATAGCTTTCGGATCCGGATTGCGCGCGCCAGTCGACAGGGGGCGGAGCGGATGGAGGCGGCGTATACGTCGAAAGAATTTCTCTCAGTTTACGGATGCTTTCCCCGGCGCTCATCTCACCAAGCCCTGCGGCGTAGACCGTCGCTTCGCCAGAGGTGTGATCGAATGCGATCACCGTGTCGTAAAAAGCAAACTCCAGCGCCGGGAGGGAAGTGCGCGCGTGCCGCAACCTGATGCGATCTACGAACGCGGGCGCGAAGTCGTAGGAAAAATAACCAACCACGCCCCCCTGAAAGGGGGCTCCGCCCGCGACACGATCTGCCGAAAAGCGGCCAATCCACGCGCGCAGATGTTTCGACGCGCTTGCGATTCCATCCAGGGCAATGCGGTCCACCGGCCAAACGCCGATATAGGAATGTCTCGATGCCGGATGTCCGCTGGCGGCGCTGTCCAACCAAACGAAGCCATCCTCGCCGCACAGCCGGGCTGCAACGGCAACCGGATCTAAAGCAGGAAGAGGCTCAGCCAGCATGGCGCTTCTCTAGCGCTTTGACACAATTGGGAAAAGATGGAGGTGAGGCTGAGGCACTTCGATTACGCTCCCTACGGGACATTTCGTCCTGAATGGACAACCTGCGGGCAATTCTTAGTGAATCTGCAAACGGTTTGCATTATATGTCGGATATGCGCTCAGCTCGCCTCCTGCTTTGGCTCCGCAGCCTCATTGCCGCCTTTCTGGCGGCATCGTTGATAGCGATCCCGGCAATGGCGGCTACCGAGAAACCGCACGAACATGCTGAAATTGCAGAGTTCTTGCAGGTTCCGCATGTGGATGAGACCCACGCAGACCATTCAGACCATAACGACGCCGGCCATGAGCATGGCTGCGGCACATGTCACTTTCACTGGATGAGCGCTGACAGGCCAATGGCCCTGATCAATGCGATGGTTGCGCCGGGCGCTGCCATGATGACCTCCGAACCCGTCGATTACCTCGCCTCAGCAGGCCCCTACAGGCCTCCTCGCGCCTGATCCTGACCCCTTCGAGGCCGGAATCCGTTCTGGCCGGCTCTGGATCAATTCGAGGAAAATCCCTTGTCTTTCAAATACAAATGCGCCGTTGCGGCGCTTGTCCTGCCCGTTTGGGCCGGGATCGCGGTTGCCGCGCCATGCGGCGCGCCGTCTTCCGCAATAACAGGCTACACAGCTGGCCAGCCCTTGACGTTGGATGGTGCCATCGCGCGCGTCCGCGCCGCCTCCCCTGAGGTACGCGCCGCTGCCCTGGAGGCATCGGCACGTTCGGCAGATGCCGATCAGGCGGGCCGCTGGCTCAATCCTGCCCTTTCGGTTGAGGTTGAGAACTTTGCGGGGCGAGGCCCCCTGAAGGGGTTCAGCCAGTCGGAAACGACCCTGACGCTGGAACAGACCTTCCGGCTGGGCGGAAAACGCCGCCTTTCCGAGCGTGCCGCGCGGGCTGAAGCTGCATTGGCGACAGCAGAATGCGGCGTGATGCTGCGCGAGGCTGAGCTTGCCGCCGCCGAAGGCGTGGTGGAACTGGACGCGCTTCTCCAGCTTGCTTTGGCTGCGCGGGAAGCCGCAACGCTGGCAACAGACCTGGCAGGCACAGTCGGACTGCGGGTGGAAGCAGGCGCCGCCGCGCCGCCGGAACGATCCCGGGCGCAGGCCGAAGCGGCCCTGCTGGAAGCTGCTGCAGCGGCTGCAGAAGCAGAGGTTGAGATCCGCGCCTATGCGCTCGCCGCCCTGTGGGGCGACGCGGCACCGGACTTCACATTGCCCAACTCTGGCGTGCAGCTGGCGGCGGATGCGAACGCTGCCGGCACGCTGGGAACCCACCCCCGGCTTGAGGCTGCAACTGCTGCAGCTGATGCAGGACAGGCCGCAGCGGCGCTGGCCCGCGCAGGCGCTGTTCCGGACGTGACGGTCTCTGCCGGCTGGCGGCGGATGGAGGAGATTGGCGAAGACGCGTTCACCGCCGGCATCTCTGTTCCCCTGCCCCTGTTTGACCGGAACAAGGACGCAGCGCGGGCCGCCGGGCTGCGCCGGGATGGCGCCGCGCTGAGCGCGCAGGCAACCGAAGCACGGCTGCAGGCCGAACAAAGCGCAGCAGCCGCCCGTGTGCGTGCCGCCGAAGCGCGCCTGCAAATCCTTGAAAGCAAAGCACTTCCGGATGCCCGGTCCGCCTATCAGGCATCTGCCGAGGGATACCGGATTGGCCGGTTCGACCTGACCAGCACCCTCGATGCCCGGCGCAGCCTCATCGAGACAGAGACGC
Protein-coding sequences here:
- a CDS encoding TolC family protein, whose amino-acid sequence is MSFKYKCAVAALVLPVWAGIAVAAPCGAPSSAITGYTAGQPLTLDGAIARVRAASPEVRAAALEASARSADADQAGRWLNPALSVEVENFAGRGPLKGFSQSETTLTLEQTFRLGGKRRLSERAARAEAALATAECGVMLREAELAAAEGVVELDALLQLALAAREAATLATDLAGTVGLRVEAGAAAPPERSRAQAEAALLEAAAAAAEAEVEIRAYALAALWGDAAPDFTLPNSGVQLAADANAAGTLGTHPRLEAATAAADAGQAAAALARAGAVPDVTVSAGWRRMEEIGEDAFTAGISVPLPLFDRNKDAARAAGLRRDGAALSAQATEARLQAEQSAAAARVRAAEARLQILESKALPDARSAYQASAEGYRIGRFDLTSTLDARRSLIETETQVIEARAAVATETLRLRALIGAAPFAGEK